A portion of the Tachysurus fulvidraco isolate hzauxx_2018 chromosome 8, HZAU_PFXX_2.0, whole genome shotgun sequence genome contains these proteins:
- the vkorc1 gene encoding vitamin K epoxide reductase complex subunit 1, with amino-acid sequence MSSSKAKDSVPRWERWVRVVFCVLGLILSVYALHVELSRENDPNYRAMCDLADSVSCSKVFTSRWGRGFGLVQLFAEKDSILNQPNSLLGIIFYTLQLGLGQMVSNTAAHFLVMASWVSVAGSIYLASILVFVLEDFCMVCVSTYIINFSLLYTNLQRRTCLRGKQKKDKTK; translated from the exons ATGTCTTCTAGTAAAGCAAAAGACAGTGTACCGAGGTGGGAAAGATGGGTTCGGgtcgtgttttgtgttttaggaTTAATCCTGTCGGTTTATGCTCTTCACGTGGAGCTGTCACGAGAAAACGACCCAAATTACAGGGCTATGTGCGACCTCGCTGATTCTGTCAGCTGCTCCAAGGTTTTCACCTCCAg GTGGGGACGTGGATTTGGTCTCGTTCAGCTGTTTGCTGAAAAGGACAGCATTCTGAACCAACCGAACAGCTTACTAGGCATCATCTTTTACACTCTGCAGCTAGGCCTAG GTCAAATGGTCTCAAATACAGCAGCACATTTCTTGGTCATGGCATCCTGGGTGTCAGTAGCTGGATCGATCTATCTAGCTTCTATTTTAGTATTTGTTCTGGAAGATTtctgcatggtgtgtgtgtcgaCGTACATCATCAACTTTTCTCTCCTCTACACCAACCTACAGAGAAGGACATGCCTTagaggaaagcagaaaaaagacaagacaaaatga